From a region of the Nonlabens sp. Hel1_33_55 genome:
- a CDS encoding glycosyl transferase family 1, whose amino-acid sequence MKHQLFIVAFYWPPAGGPGVQRWLKFIKYLPKDQFEITVVIPQNPDYASTDHSLLKDIPEGITTIEVPLKEPSRWIKKLFKRKTKKLQRGFIDKTPGLLEQALLWIRGNYFIPDARVSWVKNVVEELESSTAFAKADTLITSGPPHSVHLIGKRLKVTSAFKNLKWIADFRDPWTTIGYHKSLRLTKKATAKHIKLESEILTSADQIIVTSPSTKSEFQTKTSKPITVITNGYDLEPNQIEQPEGNFTISHIGTLLADRNPLVLWKALADLTKEHADFKSDFELILAGNVSSEIIDSIGEAGLKPFLNLEGYVSHDRAVDLMNNAQMLLLIEIDAPETKAIIPGKTFEYLASRRPIIAIGPDGSEIKHIIQDSNAGNYYDYQGNGLKEYILENYRRFKNHQLNGNPTDISNYHRKQLTQQLVNTIVN is encoded by the coding sequence TTGAAACATCAATTATTTATTGTCGCATTCTACTGGCCACCAGCTGGTGGTCCTGGCGTGCAGCGATGGTTGAAATTTATAAAATACTTACCCAAAGACCAATTCGAGATTACCGTGGTCATTCCGCAAAACCCTGATTATGCAAGCACAGACCATTCACTATTGAAAGACATTCCTGAAGGAATCACCACCATTGAGGTTCCTCTAAAGGAGCCCAGCCGCTGGATCAAAAAGCTGTTTAAGAGAAAAACCAAAAAGCTGCAACGAGGATTTATTGACAAGACGCCTGGACTGTTGGAACAGGCTTTGCTCTGGATTCGCGGGAATTACTTCATTCCAGACGCTCGGGTTTCATGGGTGAAAAATGTTGTAGAAGAGTTGGAGAGCAGTACCGCTTTCGCGAAAGCGGACACACTAATAACTTCAGGACCACCACACTCAGTTCATTTAATAGGAAAGAGGCTTAAAGTAACTTCTGCATTTAAAAACCTGAAATGGATCGCAGATTTTCGGGATCCTTGGACGACTATAGGTTATCACAAGTCTCTTAGATTGACCAAGAAAGCCACAGCAAAACATATTAAACTAGAAAGTGAAATACTTACAAGCGCTGACCAAATCATCGTTACCAGTCCATCCACAAAATCTGAATTTCAAACCAAAACGTCAAAACCCATCACGGTTATAACAAATGGTTATGATCTCGAGCCTAATCAAATAGAGCAGCCTGAAGGCAATTTTACCATTAGCCATATAGGAACGCTGCTGGCAGATAGGAATCCGTTAGTATTGTGGAAAGCGCTAGCCGATTTAACTAAAGAACACGCCGACTTCAAATCAGATTTTGAACTGATTCTTGCTGGCAACGTAAGCTCTGAAATTATTGATTCTATTGGGGAAGCAGGATTGAAACCATTCTTGAATCTGGAAGGTTACGTAAGTCACGATAGGGCAGTAGACCTTATGAACAACGCTCAAATGTTACTTCTTATTGAAATAGATGCTCCAGAAACTAAAGCTATTATTCCCGGAAAAACATTTGAATATCTTGCCAGTAGGCGACCCATTATCGCCATAGGTCCAGATGGATCAGAAATTAAACATATCATTCAAGATTCAAACGCTGGTAACTATTACGATTATCAAGGAAACGGTTTAAAAGAATACATACTTGAAAATTACCGTCGCTTTAAGAATCACCAACTCAACGGTAACCCAACCGATATTTCCAATTATCACAGAAAACAACTGACTCAACAGTTGGTAAATACCATTGTGAACTAG
- a CDS encoding RluA family pseudouridine synthase, whose amino-acid sequence MKKLEQHRILFEDNHLIAINKNSGDLVQGDKTGDTILPDLIKDYIAVKYDKPGAVYLGVTHRLDRPTSGAVIFARTSKALTRMNKLFADHDTKKVYWAVVEGHVEKHQDSLTHHLVRNPKQNKSYSHDHAVPNSKKATLHYRLLHRLDNYSLLEVTLETGRHHQIRSQLSKIGYSIKGDLKYGAKRSNKDGSIHLHARFLSFIHPVRKEPVHITAPVPSHDPIWKAIEKNL is encoded by the coding sequence TTGAAAAAACTAGAACAACATCGCATTCTATTTGAAGATAACCACCTGATTGCCATCAACAAAAATTCTGGCGATTTAGTGCAGGGCGATAAAACTGGTGATACTATTCTGCCAGATTTGATAAAGGATTATATCGCGGTTAAATATGACAAGCCTGGAGCGGTTTATCTAGGCGTGACTCATAGACTTGACCGTCCTACATCTGGCGCAGTAATATTTGCAAGAACTTCTAAGGCGCTCACTAGAATGAATAAGCTCTTTGCAGATCACGATACTAAAAAAGTATATTGGGCTGTTGTGGAAGGTCATGTAGAAAAACATCAAGACTCACTCACCCATCATTTAGTACGCAATCCCAAACAAAACAAAAGCTACTCTCACGACCATGCTGTGCCTAATTCTAAAAAGGCCACCTTACACTATCGATTGCTGCACCGGTTGGATAACTATAGCTTGTTAGAAGTCACTCTGGAAACTGGACGGCATCACCAAATCAGATCGCAACTCAGCAAAATAGGCTACTCCATTAAAGGTGACTTGAAATATGGTGCTAAGCGCAGTAATAAAGATGGTAGTATTCACTTGCACGCAAGATTCTTATCTTTCATACATCCAGTAAGAAAGGAACCGGTTCATATCACCGCTCCAGTTCCTTCACATGATCCCATCTGGAAAGCGATAGAAAAGAATTTATGA
- a CDS encoding L-threonylcarbamoyladenylate synthase: protein MAELIRLYEEKTDQKQLKRIAKAMRDGALVIYPTDTVYGLGCDITNKAAIEKIAQIKGVKSEKANFSFICEDLSNLSEYTSQIDSGTFKILKRNLPGPYTFVLPGNNNLPGIFKKKKTVGIRVPANNIATGLVKALGNPIISTSIKDEDEILEYTTDPSLIHEKWDKLVDFVIDGGAGGNIGSTVIDLTTSEPTLIREGKGSTEL from the coding sequence ATGGCTGAATTAATAAGACTCTACGAAGAAAAAACGGATCAGAAACAATTGAAGCGCATCGCCAAAGCCATGCGCGATGGTGCATTAGTGATTTATCCTACTGACACTGTTTACGGATTAGGATGTGATATCACAAATAAAGCTGCCATTGAAAAAATTGCACAGATAAAAGGTGTGAAATCTGAGAAAGCAAACTTCTCATTCATATGTGAAGATTTGAGCAACCTAAGTGAATACACCAGCCAAATTGATTCTGGTACATTCAAAATATTGAAACGCAATCTTCCTGGACCTTATACCTTTGTATTGCCAGGAAACAACAATTTACCGGGAATATTCAAAAAGAAAAAAACCGTAGGTATAAGAGTTCCTGCCAATAATATCGCGACAGGTTTAGTCAAAGCGCTGGGTAATCCAATCATTTCTACTTCCATTAAAGATGAGGACGAGATTCTTGAATACACCACAGACCCTAGTTTGATTCACGAGAAATGGGACAAACTGGTGGATTTCGTCATTGACGGTGGCGCTGGTGGCAATATAGGCTCAACGGTTATTGATCTAACAACATCAGAACCAACTCTGATTAGAGAAGGAAAAGGTAGTACTGAGTTGTAA
- a CDS encoding DUF4834 family protein, with amino-acid sequence MAKLLNLKLLQAILIIVGVYLTVRLIVRIYGKSILKWAGKKAMNRVQRQFEQRQNGSQRNTVNEGETIINDTSSTSSANSQRSKKTVGEYVDYEEID; translated from the coding sequence ATGGCAAAGCTTTTAAACTTGAAATTACTACAGGCTATTCTAATTATCGTTGGTGTTTATCTAACCGTACGATTAATCGTGAGAATCTATGGAAAGTCCATCTTGAAATGGGCAGGAAAGAAAGCCATGAATCGCGTGCAACGCCAGTTTGAACAACGCCAGAATGGATCGCAAAGAAATACTGTGAATGAAGGTGAAACCATCATAAACGATACAAGTTCTACCAGCTCTGCAAATTCCCAGCGTTCCAAGAAAACCGTAGGTGAGTACGTCGACTATGAAGAAATTGACTAA
- a CDS encoding DUF2945 domain-containing protein — MIQEGTKVKWKWGNGTAEGKVQSTFTKKVTRTIDGNEVTRDGEEGNKALYIKQEDGGAVLKLESEVERAD; from the coding sequence ATGATTCAAGAAGGAACCAAAGTAAAATGGAAATGGGGCAACGGTACTGCCGAAGGAAAAGTCCAATCGACATTTACTAAAAAAGTAACCAGAACCATAGATGGAAATGAGGTAACTCGCGATGGAGAAGAAGGAAATAAGGCTTTATATATCAAACAAGAAGACGGCGGCGCAGTACTAAAACTGGAGAGTGAAGTCGAGCGTGCCGATTAA
- a CDS encoding YfhO family protein, protein MQFQFKKIVPHLAVFVIFIIASLAYFYPVLSGKKLYQNDIVQYKGNARQLIENRETTGEEIYWTDSVFGGMPTYQLGARYKYDFIDGLDRVIRFLPRPADYLFLYFICFYILMMVLRVDWRLGLLGALAFGFSTYLVIILGVGHNAKAHAIAYFPLVLSGIILVFQRKYIWGGILTALAMALELQANHPQMTYYLLMAVAVLGIAYLVDAIRRKILPHYFKSIGIMIAAVLLALGTNAGNLLATKEYSEESTRGPSELTINAQGESVTTTNGLEYDYITQYSYGIAESLNLIIPRFAGGGSGERPDEESNTVNFLVDTYGIPKSDALAFAQQNVPLYWGAQPIVEAPAYIGITVFFLALLACFLIRGRLKWWTIGAAVLALLLSYGKNLDFLTQLFVDYVPLYSKFRAITSIQVIIELCLPILAMVGLYQLFNKKHAIEDKWKALKYAGLGLGAFILVIGLFGNQLFDFAGPYDASYRNSEELGQAFVDALRQDRFEMMRADAFRSLFFVGLIVGGLFLYLKSKLSENLLILGMGILLLVDLVGFDQNYINYKETPTERSNFVRASDYDPPFEATQADVEIQQDDEIFRVYDLLQDPFNSGRGPYFHRSLGGYHGAKPKRISDLADFYLRDENGYFIPQITAQNQEILNMFNVKYVITANENQLQTLVNEERLGPAWFVNSSLEVPDANAEIQALIQLNGKELAVIQKSEGDFIDLQNIGRDSLASIELTDYSPERLIYKSKNSQNGLAVFSEAYYPHGWKATIDGKEVPIAKVNYALRGLKVPAGEHEIIFSFEPEVVATGNTVMLASNILLALLILGSVFLWIRKSK, encoded by the coding sequence ATGCAGTTCCAGTTTAAGAAAATAGTACCACATCTAGCGGTATTTGTCATCTTCATCATTGCTTCACTTGCTTATTTTTATCCGGTTTTGTCGGGTAAGAAGTTGTACCAAAATGATATTGTACAGTACAAGGGTAATGCTCGCCAACTTATCGAGAATAGGGAAACGACAGGCGAGGAAATCTATTGGACAGATTCGGTTTTTGGAGGAATGCCTACCTATCAGTTGGGTGCCCGTTATAAATATGATTTTATCGATGGATTAGATCGAGTCATACGTTTTCTACCACGACCGGCAGATTATCTTTTTCTATATTTTATTTGTTTTTATATCCTGATGATGGTGCTGCGCGTGGACTGGCGACTGGGTCTGCTGGGTGCTCTGGCTTTCGGTTTTTCCACTTATCTGGTGATTATACTGGGCGTTGGTCACAACGCAAAGGCACATGCTATTGCCTATTTCCCGCTGGTGTTGAGTGGTATAATTCTGGTTTTTCAGCGTAAGTACATTTGGGGTGGCATTTTGACTGCGCTGGCCATGGCGCTGGAATTACAGGCCAACCATCCACAGATGACTTACTATTTGTTGATGGCTGTTGCCGTTCTTGGCATCGCCTATTTGGTAGATGCCATAAGACGTAAGATTCTACCTCATTATTTCAAATCCATCGGTATTATGATCGCTGCGGTTTTACTCGCGTTGGGAACGAATGCTGGGAATCTATTGGCTACAAAAGAATACAGTGAAGAAAGTACTCGTGGCCCTTCAGAATTGACTATTAACGCTCAAGGCGAAAGCGTAACAACCACAAACGGTCTAGAATACGACTACATCACGCAATACAGTTATGGAATTGCAGAGAGCCTGAACCTGATCATTCCGCGGTTTGCTGGTGGCGGCAGCGGTGAGCGACCTGATGAGGAATCCAATACGGTAAACTTTTTAGTAGATACTTACGGTATTCCAAAATCTGATGCTCTGGCTTTTGCGCAACAGAATGTTCCACTTTATTGGGGTGCGCAACCTATAGTGGAAGCACCAGCCTACATTGGGATCACCGTGTTTTTTCTTGCATTATTGGCTTGTTTTCTGATTAGAGGTAGATTGAAATGGTGGACAATAGGCGCTGCTGTTTTGGCATTACTGCTTTCCTATGGTAAGAATCTGGATTTCCTGACACAGCTATTTGTGGATTATGTGCCGTTGTATTCAAAATTTCGGGCTATAACGTCCATTCAAGTGATCATTGAGTTGTGTTTGCCTATTCTAGCAATGGTCGGTTTGTATCAGCTATTTAATAAGAAACATGCTATTGAAGATAAATGGAAGGCACTCAAATATGCTGGATTAGGGTTGGGAGCTTTCATTTTAGTGATTGGCTTATTTGGAAATCAATTATTTGATTTTGCAGGACCCTATGATGCTTCTTATAGAAATAGCGAGGAATTAGGACAAGCATTTGTGGATGCTTTGCGGCAGGATAGATTTGAAATGATGCGTGCAGACGCGTTTAGATCTCTATTTTTTGTAGGTCTCATCGTTGGTGGATTATTTCTTTATCTAAAATCTAAACTTTCTGAAAACCTGCTGATTTTAGGAATGGGAATCTTACTGTTGGTAGATTTGGTTGGATTTGATCAGAACTATATCAATTACAAAGAAACTCCAACAGAGCGCAGCAATTTTGTTAGAGCGAGTGATTACGATCCACCATTTGAAGCTACTCAAGCAGATGTTGAAATTCAGCAAGATGACGAGATTTTCAGGGTTTACGATTTACTTCAGGATCCTTTTAATTCTGGTCGCGGTCCATATTTTCACAGGTCGTTAGGAGGATACCACGGTGCAAAACCAAAACGCATTTCTGATCTCGCCGATTTCTATCTAAGAGATGAAAATGGATATTTTATTCCACAGATAACTGCTCAGAATCAGGAGATTTTGAATATGTTCAACGTGAAATATGTGATCACTGCAAATGAGAATCAGCTACAGACTTTAGTTAATGAAGAACGATTAGGTCCAGCATGGTTTGTGAACTCTTCTCTCGAAGTGCCTGATGCCAATGCTGAAATTCAAGCTTTAATCCAGCTCAACGGAAAAGAGCTGGCCGTCATTCAGAAAAGTGAGGGCGATTTTATAGATCTTCAAAATATCGGGCGCGATAGTTTAGCAAGTATTGAACTTACAGATTACTCTCCAGAACGCTTGATCTATAAATCAAAAAATTCTCAAAATGGGTTGGCCGTTTTTTCTGAAGCCTACTATCCGCATGGATGGAAAGCTACTATTGATGGTAAAGAAGTTCCAATCGCCAAGGTGAATTATGCGCTGCGTGGACTGAAAGTTCCAGCTGGTGAACATGAGATCATTTTTTCATTTGAACCAGAAGTTGTGGCAACAGGAAATACCGTGATGCTTGCGAGTAATATTTTGCTGGCATTATTGATTCTGGGATCGGTTTTTCTCTGGATTCGTAAATCGAAGTAA
- a CDS encoding GTP cyclohydrolase, whose amino-acid sequence MSITVKRISSKQDIKKFVKFPMELYKDNKYFVPPIIKDEMETFDPNKNQVFKNADCWLFLAYRESKIVGRIAAIINHIEVNEQKKPKMRFGWLDMIDDIEITKALLNEVTKIGKEHELEYAEGPVGFNLMDKAGILIHGFDELATMITWYNHPYYKEHMEQLGYVKSAEWVEFKFKPPNPIPERFNKFADLVAKRYNLTQLKFKNIKEVEPYVDGMFELLNQTYSELVTFVPIQQYQVDLYREKFLPFINPDFLECIVDGDGKLVAFAVTMPSFSKALQKANGKLFPFGFLHLLKAKKTNKRAAFYLIGIHPKLQGKGVTAMMFRNVTQNFMDYGVELCETNPELEDNLAVQASWKDFDPILHKRRRTYRKDLV is encoded by the coding sequence ATGAGTATTACCGTTAAACGTATCTCCAGTAAGCAAGACATCAAGAAGTTTGTCAAGTTTCCCATGGAGCTTTACAAGGACAACAAGTATTTCGTGCCGCCTATCATCAAGGACGAAATGGAAACTTTTGATCCCAATAAAAATCAGGTTTTTAAGAATGCAGACTGCTGGTTGTTTCTCGCTTATCGCGAAAGCAAAATAGTAGGACGCATCGCTGCAATTATCAATCATATAGAAGTCAATGAGCAAAAGAAACCAAAGATGCGTTTCGGCTGGTTGGATATGATTGATGATATCGAGATAACCAAAGCGTTGCTCAATGAGGTTACAAAGATTGGAAAGGAACACGAGCTGGAATATGCAGAAGGTCCCGTAGGGTTTAACTTAATGGATAAAGCTGGAATTCTAATCCATGGCTTTGATGAACTTGCGACGATGATCACGTGGTACAATCACCCTTATTATAAGGAGCACATGGAACAATTGGGATACGTCAAAAGTGCCGAATGGGTGGAATTCAAATTCAAACCACCAAATCCTATTCCTGAACGATTCAACAAGTTTGCAGATCTTGTAGCAAAGCGATATAATCTTACACAACTTAAATTCAAAAATATAAAGGAAGTGGAACCCTATGTGGATGGCATGTTTGAATTGCTCAACCAGACCTATTCTGAACTAGTAACCTTTGTTCCCATTCAACAATATCAAGTTGATCTCTACCGCGAGAAATTCCTTCCATTCATCAATCCAGACTTCTTGGAATGTATCGTTGATGGTGATGGTAAATTGGTAGCTTTTGCTGTTACTATGCCTTCGTTCTCTAAAGCTTTACAAAAAGCAAACGGTAAATTATTTCCTTTCGGTTTTCTCCATTTGTTGAAAGCAAAAAAGACAAACAAACGAGCCGCTTTTTATTTGATAGGTATTCACCCCAAACTTCAAGGAAAGGGCGTGACCGCGATGATGTTCCGCAATGTGACGCAAAATTTCATGGATTACGGTGTTGAATTGTGTGAGACTAATCCAGAACTGGAAGATAATCTTGCCGTACAAGCTTCCTGGAAAGATTTTGATCCTATATTACATAAGCGACGTCGCACCTATCGTAAGGATCTGGTTTGA
- a CDS encoding aldehyde dehydrogenase produces the protein MTPDQVHQAQKELFKSRKTFDVSYRIAALKKLKSVLVRDEQEIYNVLKADLGKCKFEAFITEYQVVIGELDTFIKKTKKWSRPIKVSSALLNFPSKARRYPEPYGNTLIISPWNYPFQLALAPLIGAVAAGNTVVLKPSEFSKATSHLLKRVCEESFEPGHVAVVLGDGEIAQKLTSLKWDYIFFTGSPGVGQKIYEAAAKHLTPVTLELGGKNPSVVHESANVEVCAKRIVWAKFLNTGQTCIAPDYLLVHHSIKEKLIQLLKKAIVDFYGENPQESADYPRIIRDAHFDALQEMIDESTVIYGGMMDKSDLYIAPTLLDEPSRESTVMKDEIFGPILPIISYANKMDVEQWVDSYDKPLGAYVYANDSDFVDWFIDRFSFGGGAINDSIVQYINEGLPFGGVGTSGIGSYHGKKTFETFSHYKSVVHRGTWLDIPLKYPPYNYPVSLVKKFMKWF, from the coding sequence ATGACACCAGACCAAGTACATCAAGCACAAAAAGAATTATTCAAATCCCGTAAAACCTTTGATGTCTCCTACCGCATTGCGGCTCTAAAAAAGCTAAAATCGGTTTTAGTTAGAGATGAGCAGGAAATCTACAATGTACTTAAAGCTGATCTTGGAAAATGCAAATTTGAAGCATTCATAACCGAATATCAAGTGGTGATTGGTGAACTGGACACCTTTATAAAAAAGACCAAAAAATGGTCACGACCTATAAAAGTTAGTTCCGCGCTACTCAATTTTCCTTCAAAAGCAAGACGTTATCCAGAACCTTATGGCAATACGCTTATTATTTCGCCTTGGAATTATCCGTTTCAATTGGCGCTTGCTCCACTGATTGGTGCGGTTGCAGCAGGGAATACCGTTGTTTTGAAACCTAGCGAATTCTCAAAAGCTACCAGCCACCTACTGAAACGTGTTTGTGAGGAATCTTTTGAACCTGGTCACGTCGCTGTAGTATTAGGTGATGGCGAGATTGCACAAAAGTTGACATCACTCAAGTGGGATTATATCTTTTTTACTGGAAGTCCTGGCGTAGGCCAAAAGATTTATGAAGCTGCAGCAAAACACTTGACTCCAGTAACACTAGAATTGGGCGGCAAAAATCCTAGCGTCGTTCATGAAAGCGCGAACGTTGAAGTCTGTGCCAAAAGAATTGTTTGGGCAAAATTTCTGAACACAGGCCAGACCTGTATCGCTCCCGATTACCTGCTGGTGCATCATTCCATTAAGGAAAAGCTGATCCAATTGTTGAAGAAAGCGATTGTAGATTTTTATGGTGAAAATCCGCAAGAGAGTGCGGACTATCCGCGCATTATTAGAGATGCACATTTTGACGCATTGCAAGAAATGATTGATGAATCAACGGTAATTTATGGCGGCATGATGGATAAGTCAGATCTGTACATCGCACCTACGCTATTGGATGAGCCCTCGAGAGAAAGTACGGTAATGAAAGACGAGATTTTCGGCCCTATTTTACCCATTATAAGCTACGCTAATAAAATGGATGTGGAACAATGGGTCGATAGCTATGATAAACCATTAGGTGCCTACGTTTACGCAAATGACAGCGATTTTGTGGATTGGTTCATTGATCGATTCTCATTCGGCGGTGGCGCTATAAATGATAGTATTGTACAGTATATCAATGAAGGTCTACCTTTTGGCGGAGTTGGCACCAGTGGGATAGGTAGTTACCACGGCAAGAAAACCTTTGAAACTTTCAGCCATTATAAAAGCGTGGTACATCGAGGTACGTGGTTAGATATTCCTCTTAAATATCCACCTTATAACTACCCAGTTTCACTAGTCAAGAAGTTTATGAAGTGGTTCTAG
- a CDS encoding transporter: MQLKKLIVPILTGIFMMPLAMMGQYTETINTNNPGQSQGAFAVGVNVIQVEGSAFYRNEEHSLLNYERDITGLAFQLRYGLIWEQLEISYFGTFENVNETINQGFGVQENTFSNFSRSTLGAKYLILDPIKKWGERKVNLYSYHDNRRIKLKDLIPAVSVFAGANIDLADPNSLLPPGDAKFSPRAELITQNNFGRWVFVGNFIADRIGTDFPAYGGIFTLTHSINNNWAAFGEFQTIISDFYSDDIARAGGAYLINKNWQVDASAAINFKDTPNLYQINVGMSYRLDLHKDPVIQ; encoded by the coding sequence ATGCAGCTCAAGAAATTAATTGTTCCAATCCTGACAGGAATATTCATGATGCCACTGGCAATGATGGGTCAGTATACGGAAACCATAAACACCAATAATCCTGGTCAGTCGCAAGGCGCGTTTGCAGTAGGTGTGAATGTAATACAGGTTGAAGGATCTGCATTTTATCGCAATGAAGAGCATAGTTTGCTCAATTATGAACGAGACATAACTGGTCTGGCTTTTCAATTGCGCTACGGGTTGATTTGGGAACAATTGGAAATCTCCTATTTTGGAACTTTTGAAAATGTCAACGAGACGATCAATCAAGGCTTTGGAGTTCAGGAGAATACTTTTTCAAACTTTTCCCGCAGTACGTTGGGTGCAAAATATTTGATTCTCGATCCTATCAAAAAATGGGGTGAACGCAAGGTAAACCTATATAGTTATCACGATAACCGCAGGATCAAGCTCAAGGATCTCATTCCTGCAGTATCAGTATTTGCAGGGGCAAACATAGATCTAGCAGATCCTAATAGCCTTTTGCCACCTGGAGATGCAAAATTTTCGCCTCGAGCAGAATTAATTACTCAAAATAATTTTGGCCGTTGGGTATTCGTTGGAAACTTCATTGCAGATCGTATAGGCACAGATTTTCCTGCATATGGCGGTATTTTCACATTGACTCATAGCATCAATAACAACTGGGCAGCATTTGGCGAGTTCCAGACCATTATCTCAGATTTTTACAGCGACGATATAGCTCGCGCTGGTGGTGCTTATCTAATAAATAAGAATTGGCAGGTAGATGCCAGTGCCGCCATCAATTTCAAGGATACACCTAACCTGTATCAAATTAATGTTGGGATGAGCTATCGACTCGACCTGCACAAGGATCCCGTAATACAGTAA
- a CDS encoding alpha/beta fold hydrolase, producing the protein MPYLEKTTGTSQADISIYYEDYGSGDPIILSHGWPLSGNMWEYQVPVLIDAGYRVITYDRRGFGKSSRPYKGYDYSEMSQDVHELITKLNLQNVTLVGFSMGGGELGKFVEKYGTSNLKQLVFISSIAPFMMKTDDNPDGVPEKVFTGMKDNVKNDRAGFLKEFGKNFVNYEDNKDKVSEGQMDYNFNIAVAASPKATLDCIDAFGKTDLRDALKSIDIPTLFIHGDADEVVPSKPTSEQGHKLVKDSQLEIIKGAPHGLYLTHQDELHKILKDFLK; encoded by the coding sequence ATGCCATACCTAGAAAAAACAACGGGAACATCACAAGCAGATATATCAATCTATTATGAAGATTACGGATCAGGAGATCCAATTATATTAAGTCACGGCTGGCCATTGAGCGGGAACATGTGGGAATATCAAGTTCCTGTATTGATTGACGCTGGTTATAGAGTGATCACTTATGATAGAAGAGGTTTTGGAAAATCCTCTAGACCTTACAAAGGTTATGATTATAGTGAGATGTCTCAAGATGTTCATGAATTGATCACAAAACTGAACTTGCAGAATGTAACACTTGTAGGGTTTTCTATGGGTGGTGGTGAATTGGGAAAATTCGTTGAAAAATATGGAACTAGCAACTTGAAACAATTGGTTTTTATTAGCTCTATTGCACCATTCATGATGAAAACAGATGATAATCCTGATGGAGTACCAGAAAAAGTTTTCACGGGAATGAAAGATAATGTGAAAAATGACCGTGCCGGTTTCCTTAAAGAATTCGGAAAGAACTTTGTGAATTATGAAGACAATAAAGACAAAGTTTCTGAAGGTCAAATGGATTACAACTTCAATATCGCAGTCGCTGCCTCTCCAAAGGCTACCTTAGATTGTATTGACGCATTTGGGAAAACAGATCTAAGAGATGCGCTCAAGTCCATTGATATTCCAACTTTATTCATTCATGGTGATGCAGATGAAGTGGTACCATCAAAACCTACTTCAGAGCAAGGACACAAACTAGTTAAGGATTCTCAATTAGAAATAATTAAAGGAGCTCCACACGGTTTGTACCTCACACATCAAGATGAATTACACAAAATATTAAAAGACTTTTTGAAATAG